The following proteins are encoded in a genomic region of Streptococcus constellatus subsp. constellatus:
- the murJ gene encoding murein biosynthesis integral membrane protein MurJ gives MSTTKKSNQNKKTAIQLILMIILTCLSQIVALYKSRFTAVNFGATDYMDAYNFSLEIATFVFSFVTGGVTTVIIPAYVKKNSSKAVNTFITLTYGCILLLSLGLIIFRVPLLSVLTGRGTDFITIASDFLIVSFIIQGITSVLAVTTAYYQCEDRYNIPKIIVLIVNMIVLIILLLGVINNIYLYFLILIAGSIINLILDVIVAVRIGFRYKFCFDIKNPEFKHMMFVFLPTLLSSGVYKLHTMVDTTIATNLAEGQATILSYASQIITMVNTVIVGNLTVYVYPKIVANLKSKNIFKYFWDYCILFHGVLAIIIAGFINVGFEGLALLFFGGKFTLENVNVLYICACVYISGQQFNVVRDLIYRYFYANSNTKETFKNSVIVSISNIILSLSLVPFLGVYGIVLGTVLSNVISLCMISIRFNKNFGLGIKISYILIEMTKNILAMLGTVVFIHWLKAVFTINNLILSIVVYGLGTVLVYLILILLLKTKMRHIKL, from the coding sequence ATGAGTACTACAAAAAAAAGTAATCAAAATAAAAAAACAGCTATTCAATTAATCTTGATGATTATATTAACGTGCCTATCTCAAATTGTGGCTTTATATAAATCTCGATTTACAGCTGTTAACTTTGGTGCAACCGATTATATGGATGCCTATAATTTTTCTTTGGAAATTGCAACATTTGTTTTTTCATTTGTTACAGGTGGGGTAACTACTGTAATTATTCCAGCGTATGTAAAGAAAAATTCTTCTAAAGCAGTGAATACTTTTATTACACTAACCTATGGTTGTATTTTATTATTAAGTTTAGGGCTTATTATTTTTCGAGTACCTTTATTATCCGTCTTAACTGGTAGAGGGACTGACTTTATAACTATTGCTTCAGATTTTTTAATAGTCTCTTTTATTATTCAAGGAATTACATCTGTATTAGCTGTAACTACAGCGTATTATCAATGTGAGGATAGGTACAACATTCCAAAGATAATAGTACTTATTGTCAATATGATAGTATTAATTATTTTATTGCTTGGGGTTATTAATAATATCTATTTGTATTTTCTGATTTTGATTGCAGGATCAATTATTAATTTAATTTTAGATGTTATTGTGGCTGTTAGAATAGGCTTTAGGTATAAATTCTGCTTTGATATTAAAAATCCAGAATTTAAACATATGATGTTTGTATTTTTACCTACTTTGTTAAGTTCAGGGGTCTATAAACTGCATACAATGGTAGATACTACTATTGCAACCAATTTAGCAGAAGGTCAGGCTACAATTTTAAGTTATGCTTCACAAATTATAACAATGGTAAATACTGTTATTGTTGGGAATTTAACGGTCTATGTGTATCCTAAAATTGTGGCAAATTTAAAGAGTAAAAACATATTTAAATATTTTTGGGATTACTGTATTCTTTTTCACGGTGTTCTAGCAATCATTATTGCAGGTTTTATAAATGTTGGTTTTGAGGGATTAGCTTTGCTATTTTTTGGTGGGAAATTTACACTAGAAAATGTAAATGTTCTCTATATTTGTGCCTGTGTTTATATCAGCGGACAACAGTTTAATGTCGTTCGTGACTTGATTTATAGATACTTCTACGCAAATTCTAATACAAAAGAAACATTTAAGAATAGTGTCATAGTCAGTATCTCAAATATTATACTTAGCTTGTCACTAGTTCCTTTTTTGGGGGTTTATGGTATTGTTCTGGGGACTGTGTTATCTAATGTAATTTCATTATGCATGATTTCAATTCGCTTCAATAAGAATTTTGGTTTAGGTATAAAGATTAGCTATATATTAATCGAAATGACTAAAAATATTTTGGCAATGTTGGGGACGGTAGTCTTTATACATTGGTTAAAGGCAGTCTTTACTATAAATAATTTAATCTTATCTATTGTTGTATATGGTCTAGGCACTGTCCTAGTATATTTGATACTAATTTTACTATTAAAAACAAAAATGAGACACATAAAATTATAA
- a CDS encoding glycosyltransferase family 2 protein yields the protein MIHLSIIVPVYNTAIDKLEQCFQSIKTFMDKNSSLNMECVIIDDGSKGKVSDWCREFSETKAGFRFYKKVNEGVSVARNMGISLSKGQYIIFVDSDDILVSFNELEQYLLDGKYDLIFSDLATDIQQKHMWKAFEGDSREIDFETVISRIVSDGTLNGPVCKIIRKNLLDQHHIEFDKTMITGEDLVFFIHILLQKPKMYYISQCTYIYKLDTNTSNSRLKNCSKVFIQNNVVAYKNMIQLINQFSSNQHKHTFEKRATEIYIKQLFNSLADLLEMGLLSQELKDYTVQLLLELDKQTVDLIQEQKLSKSNFQLTVLLNKWWLLLAVASRMRILYLKIKNSL from the coding sequence ATGATACATTTGAGCATAATTGTTCCTGTTTACAATACAGCTATAGATAAATTAGAACAATGCTTTCAGTCTATCAAAACTTTTATGGATAAGAATAGTTCCTTAAATATGGAATGTGTTATCATTGATGACGGTTCAAAGGGTAAGGTATCTGACTGGTGTCGAGAGTTTTCAGAGACAAAGGCTGGTTTTAGATTTTATAAAAAAGTTAACGAAGGTGTTAGCGTAGCGAGAAATATGGGGATTAGCCTTTCTAAAGGACAATACATTATATTCGTTGATTCAGATGATATTCTTGTTTCCTTTAATGAGTTGGAACAGTATCTTTTGGATGGCAAGTATGACCTTATTTTTAGCGATTTAGCGACTGATATCCAACAAAAGCATATGTGGAAGGCGTTTGAAGGTGACTCACGGGAGATCGATTTTGAGACAGTAATTAGTAGGATTGTCAGCGATGGGACCTTAAATGGTCCTGTTTGCAAGATTATAAGAAAAAATTTGTTAGACCAACACCATATAGAGTTCGACAAAACGATGATAACGGGAGAAGATTTGGTTTTTTTTATCCATATCTTATTACAAAAACCTAAAATGTATTATATTTCTCAATGTACCTATATCTATAAATTAGACACAAATACGTCTAACAGCCGCTTGAAAAATTGCTCGAAAGTTTTTATACAAAATAATGTTGTTGCCTATAAAAATATGATTCAGTTGATTAATCAATTTTCCAGCAATCAACATAAACACACATTTGAAAAAAGGGCAACAGAGATATATATAAAGCAATTATTCAATTCTCTTGCAGATTTGCTAGAAATGGGCTTGTTGTCGCAAGAGTTAAAAGACTACACAGTACAGTTGTTGTTAGAGTTGGATAAGCAGACAGTAGATTTGATTCAGGAACAAAAACTGTCTAAATCAAATTTTCAATTAACAGTATTACTCAACAAGTGGTGGTTGCTGTTAGCAGTAGCTAGTAGAATGAGGATTCTATACTTGAAAATTAAAAATAGCTTATAA
- a CDS encoding EpsG family protein, translating to MLPYIGVFFASSSLIALSEKIKKNQRLLFVILALALPCMLAGFRADHIGTDTEVYLMPTINAATTSHSFSEYLNTSWYRIWRFLSVKDFERGFTLVVYITTKLLGAFWTKFILELLMIAPTYLAIKKYGKYPAWLGMMVFYLTTYNSTLNMMRQSIAVAFTLLGILYFIERNKKGFVTCLLVGCSFHISGLVLLMIAAMFYFIKPNQQLDTLFSRRVELQKVALILVLGIASLFSLGVVSSILKIIGLGSYVNYIGGTFHFVQSQLLSRFPIMLLMLISWYKWNEGESYARFFIAMFILEVLCLQLTSVNVYSGRIAYFFSSVNVLVYPSLCYCRPQKGYRFFMISALLAYLLFYWWFYYGIQGIDATIPYVMI from the coding sequence ATGTTACCTTATATTGGTGTCTTTTTTGCCTCTAGTTCTTTGATAGCATTGTCAGAGAAAATAAAGAAAAATCAAAGACTTCTTTTTGTTATATTAGCTTTAGCTCTCCCATGCATGCTTGCAGGATTTAGAGCAGACCATATTGGAACTGATACAGAGGTTTACTTAATGCCGACGATTAATGCGGCCACCACCTCTCATTCTTTTTCAGAATATTTGAATACTAGTTGGTATAGAATTTGGCGTTTTTTATCCGTAAAAGATTTTGAACGAGGTTTCACACTTGTAGTCTATATAACTACAAAATTATTAGGCGCTTTCTGGACAAAGTTTATTTTGGAACTGCTTATGATAGCTCCAACCTATCTAGCTATAAAAAAATATGGGAAATACCCAGCATGGCTAGGGATGATGGTGTTTTATCTTACTACCTATAATTCAACCTTGAATATGATGAGACAATCAATAGCAGTCGCATTCACTTTATTGGGTATTTTATACTTTATTGAGAGAAATAAGAAGGGCTTTGTTACTTGTTTATTGGTGGGCTGTTCCTTCCATATTTCTGGGCTTGTTTTGTTAATGATTGCAGCGATGTTTTACTTTATAAAACCAAATCAGCAACTTGACACGCTATTCTCAAGGAGAGTTGAGCTTCAAAAAGTTGCTCTCATATTGGTTTTAGGTATAGCCTCCCTGTTTTCCTTAGGAGTAGTGTCTAGCATTTTAAAAATTATAGGTTTAGGAAGCTACGTAAATTATATTGGCGGAACATTTCATTTTGTACAGAGTCAATTATTGAGTCGGTTTCCAATTATGCTTCTTATGCTTATCAGCTGGTATAAGTGGAATGAAGGGGAAAGTTATGCTAGATTTTTCATAGCGATGTTTATTCTAGAGGTCTTGTGTTTGCAACTAACTAGTGTAAATGTATACTCGGGAAGAATTGCCTACTTTTTCTCTTCTGTTAATGTTTTGGTCTATCCTTCCTTGTGTTACTGCAGACCGCAAAAAGGGTATCGCTTTTTCATGATTAGTGCCTTACTTGCCTATCTTCTCTTTTATTGGTGGTTTTACTATGGAATACAAGGAATAGATGCGACTATTCCATATGTGATGATATGA
- the cps2T gene encoding beta 1-4 rhamnosyltransferase Cps2T, translating to MIKTVYIIGSKGIPAKYGGFETFVEKLTEFQNSKNIQYYVACMRENSAKSGITEDFFEHNGAICFNIDVPNIGPARAISYDIAALNKAIEIAKTNRDEAPIFYILACRIGPFISSIKRKIKALGGTLMVNPDGHEWLRAKWSLPVRKYWKYSEQLMVKHADLLICDSKNIEKYIQADYKKYQPKTTYIAYGTGTSSSKLQSRDEKVRSWYQEKNITENGYYLVVGRFVPENNYEAMIREFMKSNSKKDFVLITNVEQNKFYDQLLKDTGFDKDSRVKFVGTVYDQELLRYIRENAFAYFHGHEVGGTNPSLLEALASTKLNLLLDVGFNREVGEDGAIYWKKDELAHVIEEVERFDEGAISELDEKSSQRIEDAFTWEKIVARYETIFN from the coding sequence ATGATAAAAACAGTTTATATTATTGGTTCTAAAGGAATTCCAGCTAAATATGGTGGATTTGAAACCTTTGTAGAGAAATTAACAGAATTTCAAAACAGTAAAAATATTCAATATTATGTTGCTTGCATGAGGGAAAATTCAGCAAAATCTGGCATTACAGAAGATTTTTTTGAGCATAATGGAGCAATTTGTTTCAATATTGATGTTCCAAACATTGGTCCAGCTCGCGCCATTTCCTATGATATTGCTGCTCTAAATAAGGCGATTGAAATAGCAAAAACAAACAGGGACGAAGCACCGATATTTTATATTTTAGCCTGCCGAATTGGTCCGTTTATTTCAAGTATAAAAAGAAAAATCAAAGCTCTTGGAGGAACTCTGATGGTTAATCCGGACGGGCACGAATGGCTACGAGCTAAGTGGAGCTTGCCTGTTCGTAAATATTGGAAATATTCAGAGCAACTCATGGTCAAGCATGCGGATTTGTTAATATGCGATAGTAAGAATATTGAGAAATATATTCAAGCTGACTATAAAAAGTATCAACCTAAAACGACTTATATCGCCTATGGAACAGGCACAAGTAGCTCTAAGTTGCAATCTAGAGACGAAAAGGTTCGTAGCTGGTATCAGGAAAAAAACATAACTGAAAATGGATATTATTTAGTGGTGGGACGGTTTGTGCCTGAGAACAACTATGAAGCCATGATTCGTGAATTTATGAAGTCTAATTCTAAAAAAGATTTTGTTCTCATTACAAATGTGGAACAAAATAAGTTTTACGATCAGTTACTTAAGGACACAGGTTTTGACAAAGATTCTAGAGTCAAATTTGTCGGAACTGTTTATGACCAAGAGTTACTCAGGTATATCCGCGAGAACGCTTTTGCCTATTTCCACGGTCATGAAGTGGGCGGAACTAATCCGTCGCTTCTTGAAGCTTTAGCATCAACTAAGCTGAATTTATTACTAGATGTTGGCTTTAATCGTGAAGTGGGTGAAGATGGAGCGATTTATTGGAAAAAAGATGAGCTAGCGCATGTAATCGAAGAAGTGGAACGATTTGATGAAGGTGCTATTTCGGAATTAGACGAAAAGTCTAGTCAACGAATTGAGGATGCATTTACGTGGGAGAAGATTGTGGCTAGATATGAGACAATTTTTAATTAA
- a CDS encoding polysaccharide pyruvyl transferase family protein: MEIFVRGFFHVNLGDDLFLYILAKRYPDHNFHVILNEEYTKVFRNEKNIIVHPYKKIRRGLDRFLINCNKDYYVEIEKKCQLNVVIGGSIFQENVDDVLARERLARMPQLNPTYILGANFGPYVTEEYRLLVKDYLTKAEDVCFRDEWSKQKFPELTKVRFAPDIVLGIQNIIPKMDEKKKRIFVSVVDCFKKGENIKKYATNYEEFILRCINYYNEQGYEIILSSFCKMEGDEEVIDRILEKLPSDKQSEISILNYNGENWREVVASIQQSEKIIASRFHSMILGMVFGVLILPIAYNKKFEQFLANFDLSHYCISVSDIDRQGPEDLNYLLFDGSTNITEQANEHFMKLDELLMRGTL; this comes from the coding sequence ATGGAAATATTTGTCAGAGGTTTTTTCCATGTTAATTTAGGTGATGATCTATTTTTGTATATTCTTGCAAAACGATATCCAGATCATAATTTTCATGTGATTCTTAATGAAGAATATACAAAGGTATTTCGTAATGAAAAAAATATCATTGTCCATCCATATAAAAAAATAAGAAGAGGATTAGATCGTTTTTTAATTAACTGTAATAAAGATTACTATGTAGAAATAGAGAAAAAGTGCCAACTCAATGTTGTGATCGGGGGATCTATTTTTCAGGAAAATGTAGATGATGTGCTTGCCCGTGAACGTTTAGCTAGAATGCCTCAATTAAATCCTACTTATATTTTAGGAGCAAATTTCGGTCCCTATGTAACGGAAGAGTATCGCTTGCTTGTTAAAGATTATCTTACTAAAGCAGAAGATGTCTGTTTCCGTGATGAATGGTCCAAGCAAAAGTTTCCAGAATTAACGAAGGTCCGTTTTGCACCGGATATTGTTTTGGGAATACAGAACATCATTCCAAAAATGGATGAGAAAAAGAAAAGAATTTTTGTTTCCGTTGTAGACTGTTTTAAAAAAGGGGAAAATATAAAAAAATATGCAACTAATTATGAAGAATTTATCCTTCGTTGCATAAATTATTATAATGAGCAAGGTTATGAAATTATCCTCTCTTCTTTTTGTAAAATGGAAGGTGATGAAGAGGTAATTGATAGAATTCTAGAGAAGCTACCATCAGATAAACAATCTGAAATATCTATTTTGAATTATAATGGAGAGAATTGGAGAGAGGTAGTTGCTTCTATCCAACAATCAGAAAAAATCATTGCCTCAAGATTCCATAGTATGATTCTCGGTATGGTCTTTGGTGTGTTAATTCTCCCTATTGCTTATAATAAAAAATTTGAACAGTTTCTTGCTAATTTTGACTTATCGCATTATTGTATTTCAGTTTCAGATATAGATCGTCAAGGGCCTGAAGATTTGAATTATTTATTATTTGACGGCAGTACTAATATAACAGAACAAGCTAATGAGCATTTTATGAAACTAGATGAACTATTAATGAGAGGCACACTTTGA
- a CDS encoding capsular polysaccharide synthesis protein: protein MNIFAKLIKTKGTEIFRDLVRSRVLFRTIAILPLVGFSKKSLEIVRLNNSNVVLSRLRRKYRSTITKFRKDNQYSLVYDQQQRNFSKKIWICWFQGLEAAPHVVQECIASVKKHLSDREVVVLTDANYHHYVTFPDHIKTKIAQGIISKTHLSDLLRLELLTKYGGTWIDGTVFCSSSDIPSYMLDSNLFLFQNLKPGLDGQALAISTWFMTASKSHHPLLELTKDLLYFYWEQNNTMVDYFLIHHFFQLSIEEFPEYWSKVVPFNNSTPHILQLRLFEKYDETMYHYILEQTPFHKLTYKFEEEKSRIPNTYYKHLF from the coding sequence GTGAATATTTTTGCAAAATTGATAAAAACAAAAGGCACAGAAATCTTCAGAGATTTAGTTAGGTCAAGAGTCCTTTTTAGAACGATAGCTATTTTACCATTGGTTGGTTTTTCAAAAAAATCATTAGAAATAGTCCGTCTAAATAATAGTAATGTAGTTCTTTCAAGATTGAGAAGGAAGTACAGATCGACTATTACAAAATTTAGGAAAGACAATCAATATTCACTTGTGTATGATCAACAACAAAGAAACTTTTCCAAAAAGATATGGATTTGTTGGTTTCAAGGTTTAGAGGCTGCCCCTCATGTGGTTCAGGAGTGTATCGCTTCGGTTAAAAAACACCTATCAGACAGAGAAGTGGTTGTTTTAACAGATGCTAATTACCATCACTATGTGACTTTCCCAGATCACATTAAAACAAAAATTGCTCAGGGAATTATTTCCAAGACCCACTTGTCAGATTTATTGCGTTTGGAATTACTGACCAAGTATGGTGGTACATGGATTGATGGGACGGTATTTTGTTCGAGTTCAGATATTCCCTCGTATATGTTAGATTCGAATTTATTTCTATTTCAAAATTTAAAACCTGGTCTTGATGGGCAGGCATTAGCTATTTCAACTTGGTTTATGACAGCGAGCAAGTCTCACCATCCGCTTTTAGAATTAACAAAGGATTTGCTTTATTTTTATTGGGAACAGAATAATACTATGGTTGATTATTTTCTGATTCATCATTTCTTTCAGTTATCAATTGAAGAATTTCCTGAATACTGGAGTAAAGTCGTTCCTTTCAATAATTCAACTCCTCATATTCTACAGTTGCGCTTGTTTGAAAAGTACGATGAAACAATGTATCATTATATTCTTGAACAGACACCATTCCATAAGCTAACATATAAATTTGAAGAAGAAAAGTCGAGAATACCGAATACTTACTATAAACACTTATTTTGA